A single window of Metallosphaera hakonensis JCM 8857 = DSM 7519 DNA harbors:
- a CDS encoding ATP-binding protein yields MSEIKQILLDQRTRIERKFEKEKIIERDIPDLNKYISHPNVLAILGVRRCGKSTLAETLLRGRNFGYVNFDDDRLAGIKLEDLSRIEKAIYELFGEVEYFLLDEIHNVDGWELFVNRLREEGKKVVVTGSNSKLLSGELATALTGRHIDFTLYPFSFLEYLRFKGIKVEMSNDVYTTTSETNIKRELENYMKIGGFPEALKISEDMVFSIFSDIVYKDVVSRLKIKRMELFKLFAVNLLKYYSNEVSLSKLSKTLKVSINTVEEWFHGLVNSYAVITSERYTQKPREAMVSPKKIYVVDPSFISSIALDSSVGRTMENLVALRLAMRGEKLFYIKGSNYEVDFLTHGTAIQVTYASGKDEVPRREIDGLNNVRAKERIVISWDYEDVVNKVKFIPIWKFLLHP; encoded by the coding sequence GTGAGTGAAATAAAACAGATTCTGCTGGATCAGAGAACGAGGATTGAGAGGAAATTTGAAAAAGAAAAGATCATAGAGAGAGACATTCCTGATCTAAACAAGTACATCTCGCATCCCAACGTCCTGGCCATATTGGGGGTCAGGAGATGCGGTAAATCTACCCTCGCGGAAACGTTGTTGAGAGGGAGGAACTTCGGCTACGTCAACTTCGACGACGATAGGTTGGCGGGCATTAAATTGGAGGACCTATCTCGGATCGAAAAGGCAATCTATGAGCTATTTGGTGAGGTAGAATACTTCCTCCTGGACGAGATCCACAACGTTGATGGTTGGGAGCTCTTCGTAAACAGACTCAGGGAGGAGGGGAAAAAGGTCGTAGTCACAGGGAGTAATTCCAAATTGCTCTCAGGGGAGTTAGCTACAGCGTTGACGGGAAGGCACATTGACTTCACTCTCTATCCTTTCTCCTTCTTAGAATATTTGAGGTTCAAAGGGATTAAGGTTGAGATGAGCAACGACGTTTACACTACCACGTCGGAGACAAACATCAAGAGGGAGTTAGAAAACTACATGAAGATTGGAGGCTTCCCCGAGGCATTGAAAATCTCGGAGGACATGGTTTTCTCCATTTTCTCAGACATAGTGTACAAGGACGTCGTTTCGAGACTGAAGATAAAGAGGATGGAACTTTTTAAGTTGTTCGCAGTAAACCTGCTGAAATACTACTCCAATGAAGTTTCCCTATCTAAACTCTCCAAGACTTTGAAAGTGAGCATCAACACCGTGGAGGAGTGGTTCCACGGATTAGTCAACTCTTACGCAGTGATAACTTCAGAGAGGTACACTCAAAAGCCCAGAGAGGCCATGGTCTCCCCAAAGAAGATTTACGTCGTAGATCCCTCGTTCATATCTTCCATCGCCTTGGATAGCTCCGTGGGAAGGACCATGGAGAACCTAGTGGCGCTACGCCTTGCGATGAGAGGGGAGAAGTTGTTCTACATCAAGGGGAGTAACTACGAAGTGGATTTCCTAACGCATGGTACTGCGATTCAGGTTACCTACGCCTCAGGTAAAGACGAAGTCCCGAGGAGGGAAATTGATGGACTAAACAACGTGAGAGCCAAGGAAAGGATCGTGATTTCGTGGGACTATGAGGACGTGGTAAATAAGGTGAAGTTTATCCCCATTTGGAAATTCTTACTTCACCCTTAG
- a CDS encoding nucleotidyltransferase domain-containing protein: protein MVDLCNKYSRLSPKAVILFGSYARGDYTNESDIDVLVVSDFLPRDPREGFGTVFDPKEPKIEPVALNTEVFIRKLRNGSTFILEIIEDGKILCGDEKFISEMGKIYAEVRKRFRRVGKTWMWE from the coding sequence TTGGTGGATCTTTGCAATAAATATTCCAGGTTAAGTCCAAAAGCAGTGATACTCTTCGGTTCCTATGCGAGGGGAGATTACACAAATGAGAGCGACATAGACGTTCTAGTGGTATCAGATTTCTTGCCTAGAGACCCCAGGGAAGGTTTCGGGACGGTGTTCGATCCCAAAGAGCCTAAAATTGAGCCCGTCGCACTTAATACGGAGGTATTCATAAGAAAGCTTAGGAACGGCTCCACATTCATTCTGGAGATAATTGAGGACGGGAAAATACTCTGTGGAGATGAAAAGTTCATATCTGAAATGGGGAAAATTTACGCTGAAGTGAGGAAGAGGTTTAGGAGAGTGGGAAAGACCTGGATGTGGGAGTGA
- a CDS encoding GNAT family N-acetyltransferase: MFVSKVVDESGANFTGVLRAVGELINFKKLPVILLGQVGIDKRYQGKGIGSSLVKEFVIPYSLNYCAENSCIGILVYTRSAKDFYRKFGFQLIYEDKFGGANYFYSLYKNVLEIRYNTFSSKP; encoded by the coding sequence ATGTTTGTTTCGAAAGTAGTAGATGAAAGTGGCGCTAATTTTACGGGAGTCCTAAGGGCAGTAGGAGAATTAATAAATTTCAAAAAACTTCCCGTGATACTTTTAGGACAGGTAGGTATAGATAAAAGATATCAAGGTAAGGGGATAGGAAGTAGTTTAGTTAAAGAATTCGTGATTCCCTACTCTTTAAACTACTGTGCTGAGAACAGCTGTATTGGGATCTTAGTCTATACTAGGAGTGCAAAAGATTTCTATAGAAAATTCGGTTTTCAACTAATTTATGAGGATAAGTTCGGAGGTGCAAATTATTTCTATTCACTTTATAAAAACGTTCTAGAGA